Within Deltaproteobacteria bacterium, the genomic segment GGTGTCTGTATGCAATGGCTATGGAGCGATCACACAGGGAGGGGCAAACTAGCCCTCATAGTTCTTGTGTTCTTCTTTTTCTCAGGTGGCAAAAGCTCCGCCGCTGAAGAAGAAGGAGAGACCACGTCTCTGAAGCTCACCTTGGTTGAGTGCATCAAACGAGCGATTGAGAACCATCCCTCCGTTCAAGAAGTGAAGTGGGAGGTTGCCCTGCGCGAGAGCGATTTGCAACAGGCAAAGGCTGGCGCCTATCCTACAGGTGAATTCACCAGCGTCTTTGGTGCTGTCAACGACGCCAAAGGAAGCGTTGCAGGGAATAGGCCGATCCGTACTGGCAGCATTGATGAAATCGGACCGTTCGTCCGCTTTGAAGGGCAATTTGTGTATCCCTTATACACGTGGGGAAAAATTACCAACGGCATCACCGCTGCGACCAAAGGCGTCGAACAAGAATTTGCCAACGTTGCCCAGAAAAAAACGGAAGCCGCGCGCGAGGTCAAAGAGTTTTACTACACCTTGCAATATACCCAACAGGTAAAATCCCTCCTTGGTGATGTTCGTGACGGCTTTCAGAAAGCGGTTACCACAGCCGATGAACGGCTGAAAAGCAGCAAAGGCTCAATCTCCCAGCTAGATGTCTTGAACCTTAAAATTGGCTATGCCGGAGTCGCGAAGGAAGTCGGAAAACTCGATAACGGAATCGAACTCACTAAAGCAGCCTTGTTGCGCGTCATGGGACTGCCGCAAACTGCGCAGTTCACTCCTGCCGAATCGGCACTCACTCCGCAACCCGCTCAACTCAAGGATTTTGACTATTACGTGCAGCGCCTCTTTAAGAACCGACCGGAATGGAATCGCTTGCTCCTCGGCATTCAAGCAAAAGAAGCGGAACTCGCATTGACCAAGAGTGATTACTTTCCCACTTTCTTCCTGGCAGTCCCGATTCGCTACGGCTACGCGCCTGGACGTTCCCGTCAAACCAACCCGTTCATCTTTGATAACTTCAATTTTGCATTTGCCGGACCAGTGCTTGGTCTGCGGTGGAATTTTGACATTAACGGCACGGCAGCCAAAGTCGCACGTAGTGAAGCAGAACTCATGAAACTGCAAACACAGAGAAAAACTGCCGAAAACAGTTTTCCGGTTGAAGTCAAAGAAGCCTACCTCAACGTTCAAGAGGCAAAGGAACGGGTGAAAATTACGGATGACGGTCGCAAAGCAGGGCGAGCACTCGTTGCACTTTCAACCGCCAATTTTGAGCTGGGTATTGGCGAGCCCCAAGATATCTTTCTTGGGCTGGGAAATTATACGCGTGCTGCGAACGACTATTACGAAGCCGTGAGAGACTATAATATCGCCTTGGCGAAACTGAGCCTGGTTGTTGGCGAAGAGGTCTCAGACCTGCAATACT encodes:
- a CDS encoding TolC family protein, whose amino-acid sequence is MRRGVCMQWLWSDHTGRGKLALIVLVFFFFSGGKSSAAEEEGETTSLKLTLVECIKRAIENHPSVQEVKWEVALRESDLQQAKAGAYPTGEFTSVFGAVNDAKGSVAGNRPIRTGSIDEIGPFVRFEGQFVYPLYTWGKITNGITAATKGVEQEFANVAQKKTEAAREVKEFYYTLQYTQQVKSLLGDVRDGFQKAVTTADERLKSSKGSISQLDVLNLKIGYAGVAKEVGKLDNGIELTKAALLRVMGLPQTAQFTPAESALTPQPAQLKDFDYYVQRLFKNRPEWNRLLLGIQAKEAELALTKSDYFPTFFLAVPIRYGYAPGRSRQTNPFIFDNFNFAFAGPVLGLRWNFDINGTAAKVARSEAELMKLQTQRKTAENSFPVEVKEAYLNVQEAKERVKITDDGRKAGRALVALSTANFELGIGEPQDIFLGLGNYTRAANDYYEAVRDYNIALAKLSLVVGEEVSDLQY